The following are encoded together in the bacterium genome:
- a CDS encoding NADH-quinone oxidoreductase subunit K — MGDLITTLMVCHFIASVGAAEIRNLKTSTIFLMLQSLLLALIIAAFAGRSQNYSLYWWVALTVATKVIIIPWLLWVHIKKTQVMEIKPLVSFVVSFIVLAIFLVAFYQMIHTYANFVAPTAAAAAEPARSALALSFTIFVLGLYVLVIHRDAVKIIIGLHLIENGVHLALVTLVPQLPVTTILGIVSNVVVAAVMLLFLTDSIYKAFGSSDTMKLSSLKG, encoded by the coding sequence ATGGGCGACTTAATCACAACCTTAATGGTCTGCCACTTCATAGCCTCGGTGGGCGCGGCCGAGATCAGGAACCTCAAGACCTCCACCATATTCCTGATGTTGCAGTCCCTACTGCTGGCTTTGATCATCGCGGCCTTTGCCGGACGCAGCCAGAACTACTCGCTTTACTGGTGGGTGGCTTTGACCGTGGCCACCAAGGTCATCATCATCCCCTGGCTGCTGTGGGTCCACATCAAGAAGACCCAGGTGATGGAGATCAAGCCCCTGGTCAGCTTCGTGGTCTCGTTCATCGTGCTGGCCATCTTCCTGGTGGCCTTCTACCAGATGATCCACACCTACGCCAATTTCGTGGCCCCCACCGCGGCGGCGGCCGCGGAACCGGCCCGCTCGGCCCTGGCCCTTTCCTTCACCATATTCGTGCTGGGGCTTTACGTGCTGGTGATCCACCGGGACGCGGTCAAGATAATCATCGGCCTGCACCTGATAGAGAACGGCGTGCACCTGGCCCTGGTGACCCTGGTTCCCCAACTGCCGGTGACAACCATCCTGGGAATCGTCTCCAACGTGGTGGTGGCCGCAGTGATGCTGCTGTTCCTGACGGACAGCATCTACAAGGCCTTCGGGTCCTCTGACACCATGAAGCTTTCCAGCCTTAAGGGCTGA
- a CDS encoding ABC transporter substrate-binding protein translates to MKKITAILLTAGVLASLVFSGCGPGGQQIKIGVAGPLTGEQGKAGQDLLHGVQLAVSECNARGGVLGKRVVIIAGDDRADEKEANAIAQRLCDQGVAGVVGHYNSHC, encoded by the coding sequence ATGAAGAAGATAACGGCAATACTCTTAACAGCAGGCGTTCTGGCATCGCTGGTGTTCTCCGGGTGCGGGCCGGGAGGCCAGCAGATCAAGATCGGGGTGGCCGGGCCGCTGACCGGCGAGCAGGGCAAGGCCGGGCAGGACCTGCTGCACGGGGTGCAGCTGGCGGTCTCGGAGTGCAACGCCCGGGGCGGGGTGTTGGGCAAGCGGGTGGTGATCATCGCCGGGGACGACCGGGCAGATGAAAAGGAAGCCAATGCCATCGCCCAGCGTTTGTGTGACCAGGGGGTGGCCGGAGTGGTGGGGCACTACAACAGCCACTGCT
- a CDS encoding NADH-quinone oxidoreductase subunit H, giving the protein MIRIAIMLFVLLFVSPLLEGILRKFKALVHSRIGPPLLQPYWDILKLLGKDDVRSPHAFLGPLPAFLGLAAILAAGLLVPLGNSAPFASGDLFLFLYLISFASVCVMLAGMDSGSPYGFLGTAREMMTSFVVEPVLFIALITVAIKTRNFRFSDMAAWQQISGTSLSTIISGLALFLGIQAQLSKLPFDIPEAEGELMGGTFAEMSGPTFALYRWGFIAKQVIFSMILAQLFFPWPQGLTGLWAVVAQVVKVVLIVIVVGLIDVVNPRLRIDQALIYYFGVILMAIVGLVFALVGA; this is encoded by the coding sequence ATGATCAGAATAGCAATAATGTTATTTGTCCTATTGTTCGTCTCGCCTCTGCTGGAGGGCATTCTGCGCAAGTTCAAGGCGCTGGTGCATTCCCGGATCGGGCCGCCGCTGCTGCAGCCGTACTGGGACATCCTCAAGCTTTTGGGCAAGGACGACGTCCGCTCGCCCCACGCTTTCCTGGGGCCGCTGCCGGCCTTTCTGGGCCTAGCCGCTATTCTGGCCGCCGGCCTGCTGGTACCGCTGGGCAACAGCGCGCCCTTCGCCAGCGGGGACCTGTTCCTGTTCCTCTACCTGATCAGCTTCGCCTCGGTCTGCGTGATGCTGGCCGGCATGGACTCCGGCTCGCCCTACGGCTTCCTGGGAACCGCCCGGGAGATGATGACCTCGTTCGTGGTGGAGCCGGTGCTGTTCATAGCCCTGATCACCGTGGCCATCAAGACCCGCAATTTCCGCTTCTCGGACATGGCGGCCTGGCAGCAGATCTCCGGGACCTCGCTTTCCACCATAATTTCAGGGTTGGCGCTGTTCCTGGGGATCCAGGCCCAGCTTTCCAAACTGCCGTTCGACATCCCCGAGGCCGAAGGCGAGCTGATGGGCGGAACCTTCGCCGAGATGTCCGGCCCGACCTTTGCCCTGTACCGCTGGGGCTTCATAGCCAAGCAGGTGATATTCTCCATGATCCTGGCCCAGTTGTTCTTCCCCTGGCCCCAGGGACTGACCGGCCTGTGGGCGGTAGTTGCGCAGGTCGTCAAAGTGGTCCTGATCGTGATAGTGGTGGGGCTGATAGATGTGGTCAACCCCCGGCTGAGGATAGACCAGGCGCTCATTTATTACTTTGGCGTGATTTTGATGGCGATAGTCGGGCTGGTCTTCGCGCTGGTGGGAGCCTGA
- a CDS encoding four helix bundle protein, with product MELKFEKLEVWRISLECIDKVYALLEKYPRSEEYILKQQGKRSITSVSLNIAEGSCKHTQKEFAHFVNISIGSLVETLANLKIGLQRKYIIDADFKGIESLLDKMYFKLMALEKTLRK from the coding sequence ATGGAATTGAAATTTGAAAAACTGGAAGTATGGCGGATATCGCTGGAATGCATAGATAAGGTCTATGCGCTTTTGGAAAAATATCCCCGGTCCGAAGAATATATCCTAAAACAGCAGGGCAAGCGTTCCATAACCTCGGTCTCGCTGAACATTGCCGAAGGCAGCTGCAAGCACACCCAAAAGGAATTTGCGCATTTCGTAAATATATCCATAGGCTCCCTGGTGGAAACCCTGGCCAATCTGAAAATAGGACTGCAAAGAAAATACATCATTGACGCAGACTTCAAAGGCATTGAGTCCTTGCTGGACAAAATGTATTTCAAGCTGATGGCCTTGGAAAAGACCCTGCGGAAATAG
- a CDS encoding 4Fe-4S dicluster domain-containing protein, translating into MIISKLKEAIICFKNLRVTFPYPLKRNIEALPVEGFRGKLTIDVSKCIGCAGCANVCPSRLIIVTDKKAVRRLDFYLERCTYCGRCADVCPEKAITMTQEFETATNDVHNDMHISAEVYMGTCQRCGRCFETQTILDKMMTVGFRTGGQGEVLNDGGSTK; encoded by the coding sequence ATGATCATATCCAAATTGAAAGAAGCCATCATCTGCTTCAAGAACCTGAGGGTCACTTTTCCCTATCCCCTGAAGCGGAATATCGAGGCCCTTCCGGTGGAGGGATTCCGGGGCAAGCTGACCATAGACGTGTCCAAGTGCATCGGCTGCGCCGGCTGCGCCAACGTCTGCCCCTCGCGGCTGATAATCGTCACCGACAAGAAGGCGGTGCGCCGGCTGGACTTTTACCTGGAGCGCTGCACCTACTGCGGGCGCTGCGCCGACGTCTGCCCGGAGAAGGCCATCACCATGACCCAGGAGTTCGAGACCGCCACCAACGACGTCCACAACGACATGCACATCAGCGCCGAGGTCTACATGGGCACCTGCCAGCGCTGCGGAAGATGCTTCGAAACCCAGACCATTCTGGACAAGATGATGACCGTGGGGTTCAGGACTGGCGGGCAGGGAGAGGTGCTTAACGATGGAGGGAGTACGAAATAG
- a CDS encoding four helix bundle protein, protein MATFKKFEEVDIWIKARELTKRIYEASRKGAFAKDYSLGDQMRRASVSIMSNIAEGFNRGGNKELVQYLAIAKGSAAEIQSQLYVALDQQYIPKEVFNDLYNLTDQIAAGIFSFIIYLNKSNIKGIKYKYAQIPNGK, encoded by the coding sequence ATGGCGACTTTTAAGAAATTTGAAGAAGTGGATATTTGGATAAAAGCTCGTGAATTGACCAAGCGGATTTACGAAGCCTCTCGCAAAGGGGCTTTCGCCAAGGATTATTCTCTGGGCGACCAGATGAGGCGGGCATCGGTGTCGATCATGTCAAATATTGCCGAGGGTTTTAATCGTGGCGGGAACAAAGAACTTGTCCAATATTTGGCAATCGCCAAAGGATCTGCGGCAGAGATACAAAGCCAATTATATGTCGCCCTTGACCAACAGTATATACCCAAAGAAGTATTTAACGATTTATACAATTTAACAGACCAAATTGCAGCCGGAATATTTTCTTTTATAATTTATCTCAATAAAAGCAATATCAAAGGGATAAAATATAAATACGCCCAAATTCCAAATGGTAAATAA
- a CDS encoding proton-conducting transporter membrane subunit → MVVTINPTAVSILPFLVFMVPLFFGGLIFALGRFGKFFRQGLALIGIFATLAISIMMTGRVLGGEVLTWWNNNFYIDGLATLMELAASGLGAIVVVYSIYYFSEKTEAAEAHPYTSMTSYYGQIMVFLGLMNWTCATNNIIMMYVSLEFTTLATVFLVTFHWNKQALEAGYKYLLLVTVGVIFALLGSVLLYAAAIPYLPVSRVLLLTELGTIATKIPTNIVLLASAFLVVGFGTKAGLVPFHAWLPDAHAEAPAPVSALLSGIVIKVGAYALARTISVFAPHYGTIPLFIAILCSISMIVGMMMAMIQDDLKRMLAYSSVAQIAYVIEGLGMGTYLGIYGGLMHLLNHSIVKGLLFLAVGALIYATGKRKVSELSKIKLNMPITAFAFFVGIFALSGMPPFNGFVSKFTLFLALGQSKLLRAAIIGIITSLFTLVCFFRAGYKIFWSPKEVHAVGAEATTATEVPAGMWIGMVILAVAAIVLGVFPQIVHPLIDSATKCILRILIGG, encoded by the coding sequence ATGGTCGTTACTATCAATCCCACCGCGGTCTCGATCCTGCCGTTCCTGGTGTTCATGGTTCCCCTGTTCTTCGGGGGCCTGATCTTCGCCCTGGGACGCTTTGGCAAGTTCTTCCGGCAGGGGCTGGCCCTGATCGGGATATTTGCCACCCTGGCCATCTCGATCATGATGACCGGCCGGGTGCTGGGCGGCGAGGTGCTGACCTGGTGGAATAATAATTTCTACATCGACGGCCTGGCCACCCTGATGGAACTGGCGGCCAGCGGGCTGGGAGCCATCGTGGTGGTCTACTCCATCTACTATTTTTCGGAGAAGACCGAGGCCGCCGAGGCCCACCCCTACACCAGCATGACCAGCTACTACGGGCAGATCATGGTCTTTTTGGGGCTGATGAACTGGACCTGCGCCACCAATAACATCATCATGATGTACGTCTCGCTGGAGTTCACCACCCTGGCCACGGTCTTTCTGGTGACCTTCCACTGGAACAAGCAGGCCCTGGAGGCCGGTTACAAGTATCTGCTCCTGGTCACGGTGGGCGTGATCTTCGCCCTGCTGGGTTCGGTCCTGCTTTACGCCGCGGCCATTCCCTACCTGCCGGTGTCAAGGGTCCTGCTTTTGACCGAGCTGGGGACCATTGCCACCAAGATACCAACTAATATCGTTCTTCTGGCCTCGGCCTTCTTAGTGGTCGGTTTCGGCACTAAGGCCGGGCTGGTGCCCTTCCACGCCTGGCTGCCGGACGCCCACGCCGAGGCCCCGGCCCCGGTCAGCGCCCTGCTTTCCGGGATCGTCATCAAAGTGGGAGCCTACGCCCTGGCCCGGACCATCTCGGTCTTTGCCCCGCACTACGGCACCATCCCGCTGTTCATCGCCATCCTTTGCTCCATCTCCATGATCGTTGGGATGATGATGGCCATGATCCAGGACGACCTGAAGCGGATGCTGGCCTACTCGTCAGTCGCCCAGATCGCCTACGTGATCGAGGGCCTGGGAATGGGCACCTACCTGGGGATCTACGGCGGCCTGATGCACCTCTTAAACCACTCCATCGTCAAGGGACTGCTGTTCCTGGCGGTGGGGGCGCTGATCTACGCCACCGGCAAGCGCAAGGTGTCCGAGTTGTCGAAGATCAAACTGAACATGCCCATCACCGCCTTCGCCTTTTTCGTGGGCATCTTCGCCCTGTCCGGGATGCCGCCCTTCAACGGATTCGTTTCCAAGTTCACCCTGTTCCTGGCGCTGGGGCAATCCAAGCTTTTACGGGCGGCCATCATCGGCATCATCACCTCGCTGTTCACTTTGGTCTGCTTCTTCAGGGCCGGTTACAAGATATTCTGGTCGCCCAAAGAGGTGCATGCCGTGGGCGCCGAAGCCACCACCGCCACCGAGGTCCCGGCCGGGATGTGGATCGGCATGGTGATCCTGGCCGTGGCGGCCATAGTGCTGGGTGTGTTCCCCCAGATAGTGCATCCGCTGATAGACAGCGCCACCAAGTGCATTTTGAGGATATTGATAGGGGGATAA
- a CDS encoding cyclic nucleotide-binding domain-containing protein yields MTDKNILKSISLFSDFSDKEIEKMAALFSDRSFKENEVLIPEQSENRELMILLDGSVAVEVGLSLSASAEKMMLTSEDSPGRIIEWSSAIDTTKSGGTASARALKPTKVLVADGQALVSLFKSEKELGYKMMHKILLVIASRLKDTRLQLISMAAQCR; encoded by the coding sequence ATGACAGACAAAAATATCCTTAAAAGCATCTCGCTGTTTTCCGATTTTTCGGACAAGGAGATCGAGAAGATGGCGGCCCTGTTTTCCGATAGGTCTTTCAAGGAAAACGAGGTGCTTATACCGGAGCAGTCCGAGAACCGGGAACTGATGATCCTTTTGGACGGCAGCGTGGCGGTGGAGGTGGGGTTGAGCCTTTCGGCCAGCGCCGAAAAAATGATGCTGACCTCCGAGGACTCCCCCGGCCGGATCATCGAATGGTCCTCGGCCATCGACACCACCAAAAGCGGCGGCACCGCCTCGGCCCGGGCCTTAAAGCCCACCAAAGTGCTGGTGGCCGACGGGCAGGCTTTGGTCAGCCTCTTTAAATCCGAGAAGGAGCTGGGTTACAAAATGATGCACAAGATCCTGCTGGTAATAGCCTCCCGGCTGAAGGACACCCGGCTGCAGCTGATCAGCATGGCGGCGCAGTGCCGCTGA